A single window of Okeanomitos corallinicola TIOX110 DNA harbors:
- a CDS encoding tyrosine-type recombinase/integrase: MKTAITLATVAKEFLERTGLAPSTKETYELTLLKFLAEYGNWPIEIISKQTLVEYLNSLNHLKYTTHHKHQAILQSLFNFAVEQEYIKINPIRGLKQRQPEREKGEHKTDNTIRYLTPEQLSILYQAVKDDLRMNAIIHLLHRTGCRIGELLALNLSDIDIKNQKFQVLGKGNKQRWCFYSDDAAQSLDKYLKYSRHQNVKSSRDNSHSQNSTNALFTAQHPVTLKISRISYHTLHDYWRQITNTYPQLQGIRIHDLRHTYATERVGLISIEELRSLMGHESIQTTLRYQKVTSQKAESAARHALNILIQSETKN, from the coding sequence GTGAAAACGGCCATAACATTAGCCACCGTAGCCAAAGAATTTTTAGAAAGGACTGGACTAGCACCCAGCACCAAAGAAACCTACGAATTAACCCTATTAAAATTCCTGGCAGAGTATGGAAATTGGCCAATAGAAATTATCAGTAAACAAACATTAGTAGAGTATCTAAACAGCCTCAACCATTTAAAATACACAACCCACCACAAGCATCAAGCAATACTGCAAAGCCTATTTAACTTCGCAGTAGAACAAGAGTATATAAAAATCAACCCCATCCGGGGACTAAAACAACGTCAACCAGAGCGAGAAAAAGGAGAACACAAAACCGACAACACCATCAGATACCTAACACCAGAACAACTCTCAATACTCTATCAAGCAGTAAAAGACGACCTGCGAATGAACGCCATAATTCACCTATTGCATCGCACAGGATGTAGAATAGGAGAGCTTTTAGCCCTAAACTTATCAGACATAGACATCAAAAACCAGAAATTCCAAGTATTAGGTAAAGGCAACAAACAACGATGGTGTTTTTATAGTGACGATGCCGCACAATCCCTAGATAAATATTTAAAATACTCACGACATCAAAACGTAAAATCTTCTAGAGATAACTCACATTCCCAAAATTCTACCAACGCATTGTTCACAGCACAACATCCAGTCACACTCAAAATCAGTAGAATCAGCTATCACACATTACATGATTATTGGCGACAAATAACCAACACATATCCGCAACTTCAAGGAATTCGTATTCACGACTTACGGCATACTTATGCTACAGAAAGAGTAGGATTAATCAGCATAGAAGAATTACGTTCATTAATGGGACATGAAAGCATTCAAACCACATTACGTTACCAAAAAGTGACCTCACAAAAAGCCGAATCAGCCGCCCGTCATGCCTTGAATATCCTCATCCAATCAGAAACTAAAAACTAA
- a CDS encoding zinc ribbon domain-containing protein — protein sequence MDTFKTPRPGESLAAYVLRLRKALGLTQFDLANAAGIHSRSVGKIERGLTLSINRRTLGGLAVALGVPQEYLDAVIKGEEVSAVQGVKFCPQCWNPGGSVDSMWSELRARFCYLCGTPLRASCANCGELVVSLRYKFCPLCGRPYKDGGRNS from the coding sequence ATGGATACTTTTAAGACTCCTCGACCTGGTGAATCTCTTGCTGCTTATGTTTTACGTCTGCGGAAGGCTCTTGGGTTGACTCAGTTTGATTTGGCGAATGCTGCTGGTATCCATTCTCGTTCTGTGGGTAAGATTGAGCGGGGTTTGACGCTTTCGATTAATCGCCGCACTCTTGGTGGGTTAGCGGTGGCTCTGGGTGTACCCCAAGAGTATTTGGATGCTGTGATTAAGGGGGAGGAAGTTTCTGCGGTTCAAGGGGTTAAGTTTTGTCCTCAATGTTGGAATCCTGGTGGTTCTGTGGATTCGATGTGGAGTGAACTTAGGGCTAGGTTTTGTTATCTATGCGGTACACCTTTGCGGGCTAGTTGTGCCAATTGTGGTGAGTTGGTGGTGTCGTTGAGGTATAAGTTTTGTCCTCTGTGTGGGAGACCTTATAAGGATGGGGGTAGGAATTCTTGA
- a CDS encoding IS4 family transposase, whose product MSLINFEVITASVAKAQLLVALEQVIPAQTIHRAIINTSSQERRERILPTHVVVALVIAMSFWSTDSIVDVFKNLIQGLSSLQIPHRLRFTAPTSSSISEARQRIGPAVMTRLFEMVAKPLATIQTPGAFLGNLRLMAIDGTVFDVPDTPANAKVFGYPGSRPGTYPAFPKARLVFLVEAGTHVIVDALLSPYRIGERKRAIQILRSVGEGMLLMWDRGLHSFKMVHAAIKQKCHILGRVPANVKFEVVKTLADGSYLSWIAPDGKSKKKGATRIPIRVIEYVIEDNGSEKVYRLITDLMDISAYPALVLAQEYHTRWEAENTLDELKVHLLGRKTLVRSKNPREVIQEIYGWLLGHFCIRCLMFQSAAEAGISPLRLSFTGSLRLIRRAVPQFQQAAAEDLHLFYSWLVAEILDLEIPPPQFRSNPRVLKKTRSKFLSKKRCHRGSTTINQPSFMIKKIAS is encoded by the coding sequence ATGTCACTAATCAACTTTGAAGTCATTACAGCATCAGTGGCCAAAGCACAATTGCTGGTGGCGTTAGAACAAGTCATTCCCGCTCAAACTATACACAGAGCAATCATTAATACTTCGTCTCAAGAGCGAAGAGAACGAATACTACCCACTCACGTAGTTGTAGCTTTAGTCATTGCCATGAGTTTTTGGTCAACTGACTCCATAGTTGATGTCTTCAAAAATTTGATTCAAGGTTTGAGTAGTTTACAAATACCCCATCGTCTACGTTTTACTGCACCAACTTCTTCATCTATCAGCGAAGCACGTCAAAGAATCGGTCCTGCTGTGATGACTCGTTTGTTTGAAATGGTAGCAAAACCCCTAGCTACAATACAAACACCAGGTGCTTTTTTGGGAAACTTAAGATTGATGGCTATAGACGGAACAGTTTTTGATGTTCCTGATACTCCAGCCAATGCTAAAGTATTTGGTTATCCTGGTTCAAGACCGGGTACATATCCAGCTTTTCCCAAAGCTAGATTGGTTTTCTTAGTAGAAGCAGGAACTCATGTAATTGTTGATGCTCTATTGAGTCCCTATCGAATTGGCGAAAGAAAAAGAGCGATTCAAATTCTTCGCAGTGTTGGGGAAGGAATGTTGTTAATGTGGGATAGGGGATTGCATTCTTTTAAAATGGTTCATGCCGCAATCAAACAAAAGTGTCATATCCTTGGTCGTGTACCAGCGAATGTGAAATTTGAGGTAGTTAAGACTTTGGCTGATGGTTCTTATTTGTCTTGGATTGCACCTGATGGTAAATCTAAAAAGAAAGGTGCAACCAGAATTCCTATTCGTGTCATTGAATATGTGATTGAAGATAATGGTTCTGAGAAAGTATACCGTTTGATTACTGATTTAATGGATATTTCGGCTTACCCAGCACTGGTTTTGGCTCAAGAATATCATACTAGATGGGAAGCTGAAAATACTTTGGATGAATTAAAGGTGCATCTATTGGGGCGCAAAACTCTGGTTCGTTCTAAGAATCCTCGTGAAGTCATTCAAGAAATTTATGGTTGGTTGTTGGGACATTTTTGTATTCGTTGTTTGATGTTCCAAAGTGCTGCCGAAGCTGGTATTTCTCCATTACGTTTGAGTTTTACTGGTAGTTTACGATTAATTCGACGTGCTGTTCCTCAATTCCAACAAGCTGCTGCTGAAGATTTACATCTATTTTATAGTTGGTTAGTTGCAGAAATTTTAGATTTAGAAATCCCTCCTCCTCAATTTAGAAGTAATCCTAGAGTTTTGAAAAAGACGCGCTCCAAATTCCTCAGTAAAAAACGATGTCATCGTGGTAGTACCACTATCAATCAACCTTCTTTTATGATTAAAAAAATTGCTAGTTAG
- a CDS encoding type II toxin-antitoxin system RelE/ParE family toxin: MSWEIEYTNEFELWWQTLREEQQDDIVSVVQILEEKGTQLPFPYSSDVKGAKNSHLRELRIQSGGKPIRIFYAFDPRRVAILLIGGDKTGDKRFYEKYVPIADRLYEEYLEEISREGLI; the protein is encoded by the coding sequence GTGAGTTGGGAAATAGAATATACGAATGAGTTTGAACTTTGGTGGCAAACTCTTAGAGAGGAACAACAAGATGATATTGTCAGCGTTGTTCAAATACTGGAAGAAAAAGGAACTCAATTACCCTTTCCTTATTCATCCGATGTTAAAGGTGCAAAAAATTCCCACCTTAGAGAGTTACGTATTCAAAGCGGTGGTAAACCAATCAGAATCTTTTATGCTTTTGACCCGCGACGAGTTGCAATCTTACTTATTGGTGGAGATAAAACAGGAGATAAGCGGTTTTATGAAAAATATGTTCCTATAGCAGATCGTCTTTATGAGGAATATCTTGAAGAAATTAGTCGGGAGGGTTTAATATGA
- a CDS encoding XRE family transcriptional regulator → MTGHKKFSNLTKDFSAERKTKIATQTAKLKEEMTLAELRQALKISQAQLAEKLQIKQPAISRLENRTDMYVSHLREVIEAMGGELKITAIFPDVEVTITNFEDLELEIDE, encoded by the coding sequence ATGACAGGACATAAAAAGTTTAGCAATCTTACTAAAGATTTCTCCGCAGAAAGAAAAACCAAAATTGCTACTCAAACAGCTAAATTAAAAGAGGAAATGACATTAGCTGAATTACGCCAAGCTTTAAAAATATCTCAAGCTCAATTAGCTGAGAAATTGCAAATTAAACAACCTGCTATTTCTAGATTAGAAAATCGTACTGATATGTATGTTAGTCATCTGCGAGAAGTTATTGAAGCTATGGGAGGAGAATTGAAAATAACAGCAATATTCCCTGATGTGGAAGTGACAATTACTAATTTTGAAGATTTGGAACTGGAGATTGATGAGTAG
- a CDS encoding AbrB/MazE/SpoVT family DNA-binding domain-containing protein — MTLANSSITQHYTVDIEPEGRLTLPQEIQQILNLESGDRLILTLEDSGKLQLVSLKQQVKKLKGLLKDKSPDRNLVDELIQDRRQEYLSE; from the coding sequence ATGACACTTGCTAATTCATCAATTACTCAACACTATACAGTTGATATTGAACCGGAAGGACGTTTAACTCTACCCCAAGAAATCCAACAAATTCTTAATTTAGAATCTGGAGATAGATTAATTTTAACTCTGGAAGATAGTGGCAAACTCCAATTAGTCAGTCTTAAACAACAAGTTAAAAAATTAAAAGGTTTATTAAAAGATAAATCACCTGATAGAAATTTGGTTGATGAACTCATCCAAGACCGCCGACAGGAGTATTTAAGTGAATAA
- a CDS encoding transcriptional regulator, giving the protein MALTRDFKETVNARVQRDSEFAIALLDEAISLFLNGEPETARLILRDIVNATVGFEQLAIETSKPSKSLHRMLSAKGNPTMDNLTAIFNVLRKKLNVDIQVKTTVIYH; this is encoded by the coding sequence ATGGCACTAACTAGAGACTTTAAAGAAACCGTTAATGCACGAGTGCAAAGAGATTCTGAGTTTGCGATCGCTTTACTTGATGAGGCTATTTCTCTTTTCCTGAATGGTGAACCAGAAACAGCAAGACTGATTTTGAGAGATATTGTCAATGCAACGGTAGGTTTTGAACAATTAGCAATTGAAACTTCTAAACCGAGTAAGAGTTTACATCGTATGTTATCAGCAAAAGGTAATCCAACGATGGATAATTTGACTGCTATTTTTAATGTTTTGCGGAAGAAACTGAATGTTGATATTCAGGTGAAAACGACGGTTATTTACCATTAA
- a CDS encoding type II toxin-antitoxin system RelE/ParE family toxin: protein MSIIKVQEYIKEDGSSPYQEWFDSLDAQAAAKVTVAKSRLELGNTSNVKWFDGIGEYKIDWGPGYRIYLAQDGKQLIVLFGGGTKKNQQSDISRAKELYQEYKRRKKEVSKEQATDNDNKEKR from the coding sequence ATGTCTATTATAAAAGTTCAAGAATATATTAAAGAAGATGGTTCAAGTCCTTACCAAGAATGGTTTGATAGCTTGGATGCTCAAGCAGCTGCGAAGGTAACAGTTGCTAAGTCTCGTTTGGAATTAGGCAATACATCAAATGTTAAATGGTTTGATGGAATTGGTGAATATAAGATTGATTGGGGTCCTGGATATCGGATTTATCTAGCTCAAGATGGTAAACAGCTTATAGTTTTATTTGGTGGGGGAACAAAGAAAAATCAGCAATCTGATATTAGTCGTGCTAAAGAATTATACCAAGAGTACAAAAGACGAAAAAAAGAAGTTAGCAAAGAGCAAGCAACTGACAACGATAATAAAGAGAAGAGGTAA
- a CDS encoding Tn3 family transposase — MASIERTAYPRFKRYYTANELDKIYTPTRIEIAFALKVTAGEENHFNLLVLLKVFQRLGYFPKITDIPLAIINHIRTVLDLQEDRSFSYQYPSTLSRHKKAIRSYLQVSAFNQKGKALITAVITESALRMDNPADLINVAIEEVVKERYELPGFNTLDRLVNHLRKEVNQQIFSQVISQLNPEYIQRLKDLLDNYAAVERSPYNDLKKLPQKSSRNHLNDLIVHLTWLETLGEIAPYLQGLTRAKIKHFTSEAKALTASEMKDITLNKQLTLLLCLIYSAQVQTRDYLVEMFLKQMKKIHNLAIEELDSIRKRQQITTEKLISVLTDVLVVFNEDVPDSKPLEKLESIFKQTGGVEQLLTECEEINAYQGNNYFPLLWRFYKSHRSAFFRLFKFLKIESTSSDDKLVKAVEVLLSNSHRRGEWIGTEVDLSFVSQPWQKLVLVQSKDVTKVMRRHFEICIFSYVAAELKSGDICVFNSEAYADYREQLLSWNDCQPLVEAYCQQLGFPTQAENFVENLKNSLTQTASKIDLGYPNNTSVVISEQGEPVLKRPLANRESASLKNLEAVISERMPERNLIDILRDVDYWTNFTRHFGPMSGSDSKLERSTERYLLTTFTYGCNLGAAQAARHMRGVVTSRMITFVNQRHISLKGLNAALVDIINRYNVMPLTKLWGDGTTAAADGTKYDLYEQNLLSEYHIRYGGYGGIAYHHVADSYIALFSHFIPCGTWEAVYIIEGLLKNKSDIQPSIIHADTQGQSTPVFALSYLLGIQLMPRIRNWQDLVFYRPDKETVYQHIDSLFKGVINWELIKTHWSDLLRVVLSIKSGKISSDMLLRKLGNYSRKNKLYQAFRELGRVIRTVFLLRFISDQKLRQQITAMTNKVEAYNGFSKWFCFGGEGVIASNDPEQQEKTIKYGDLVANAVIFHNVVDLTEVLLQLRKEGFFWEREDLAALSPYLTSHIKRFGDYLIDLDAIPPALEETLNLGF, encoded by the coding sequence GTGGCATCAATTGAACGGACAGCTTATCCTAGATTCAAACGATACTATACCGCCAATGAACTTGATAAAATTTACACTCCCACGAGGATAGAAATAGCATTCGCCTTAAAAGTTACGGCTGGGGAAGAAAACCATTTTAATTTGCTAGTTTTACTCAAAGTATTTCAGAGATTAGGCTATTTTCCCAAAATAACAGACATCCCTCTCGCTATTATCAACCACATTCGGACAGTATTGGATCTTCAAGAAGATAGAAGTTTTAGCTATCAATATCCATCAACTTTATCCCGTCACAAAAAAGCGATTCGCTCCTATCTCCAGGTGAGTGCTTTTAATCAAAAAGGCAAGGCTCTAATCACAGCAGTTATCACTGAATCAGCATTAAGGATGGATAATCCAGCCGATTTAATCAATGTAGCCATTGAAGAGGTTGTCAAAGAACGCTATGAACTCCCTGGTTTTAATACCTTAGACCGTTTAGTTAATCATCTCAGAAAAGAAGTAAACCAACAGATATTCTCCCAGGTAATTAGTCAACTTAATCCTGAATATATCCAGCGATTAAAGGATTTATTAGATAATTACGCAGCAGTTGAACGCAGTCCTTATAATGACCTGAAAAAACTTCCTCAAAAATCAAGTCGAAATCATCTTAATGATTTAATTGTCCATTTAACTTGGTTAGAAACATTGGGAGAAATCGCTCCCTATCTTCAAGGACTAACTAGGGCGAAAATCAAACATTTTACCTCGGAAGCTAAAGCTCTTACTGCTTCTGAGATGAAGGATATTACTCTGAATAAGCAATTAACCTTACTTCTTTGCCTCATTTATTCTGCTCAAGTGCAGACTCGTGATTACCTAGTAGAAATGTTCCTCAAGCAGATGAAAAAAATCCATAATCTGGCTATTGAGGAATTAGACTCTATCAGAAAAAGACAGCAGATAACCACAGAAAAATTAATATCTGTCCTCACCGATGTCCTAGTAGTTTTCAATGAAGATGTCCCCGATTCAAAACCGTTAGAGAAATTGGAAAGTATCTTCAAACAAACGGGAGGAGTTGAACAACTATTAACTGAGTGTGAAGAAATTAATGCGTATCAAGGAAATAATTATTTTCCTTTATTATGGCGGTTTTATAAAAGTCATCGGAGTGCATTCTTTCGATTATTTAAGTTCCTGAAAATAGAATCTACCAGTAGTGATGATAAATTAGTTAAAGCCGTGGAAGTTTTACTGTCTAATTCCCATCGCCGAGGGGAGTGGATAGGAACAGAAGTTGATTTATCTTTTGTTTCACAGCCATGGCAAAAGTTAGTGCTAGTTCAGTCTAAAGATGTCACTAAAGTGATGCGTCGCCATTTTGAGATTTGTATTTTCTCTTATGTCGCTGCTGAACTAAAGTCAGGGGATATTTGTGTCTTTAACAGCGAGGCTTATGCTGATTATCGAGAACAATTACTTTCTTGGAATGACTGTCAGCCATTGGTTGAAGCATACTGTCAACAATTAGGCTTTCCTACTCAGGCTGAAAATTTTGTCGAGAATCTAAAAAATTCATTAACCCAAACAGCATCCAAAATAGATCTAGGTTATCCCAACAATACATCTGTTGTTATTAGCGAGCAAGGAGAACCTGTTTTAAAACGTCCATTAGCTAATCGTGAGAGTGCTTCTCTCAAAAACTTAGAGGCTGTAATTTCTGAAAGAATGCCAGAGCGTAATTTAATTGATATTCTTAGAGATGTGGACTATTGGACAAATTTTACTCGACATTTTGGTCCAATGAGTGGTTCTGATTCAAAATTAGAACGGTCTACAGAACGCTATTTATTAACCACTTTTACTTATGGATGCAATTTAGGAGCGGCGCAAGCGGCACGTCACATGAGAGGCGTTGTTACGTCAAGAATGATTACTTTTGTTAATCAGAGACATATTAGTTTAAAAGGACTCAATGCTGCTCTAGTTGATATTATTAATCGCTACAATGTGATGCCTTTAACTAAGTTGTGGGGAGACGGGACGACGGCTGCTGCTGATGGAACTAAATATGATCTCTACGAGCAAAATTTACTTTCGGAATATCATATTCGCTATGGTGGTTATGGGGGGATTGCTTATCATCATGTTGCTGATAGTTATATAGCTCTGTTTAGTCATTTTATTCCTTGTGGAACTTGGGAAGCTGTATATATTATTGAAGGGCTTCTCAAGAACAAATCAGACATTCAACCGTCGATTATTCATGCTGATACTCAAGGACAGTCTACTCCTGTTTTTGCTTTATCATATTTGTTAGGTATTCAACTTATGCCTCGCATTAGAAATTGGCAAGATTTGGTTTTCTATCGTCCTGATAAGGAGACGGTTTATCAGCATATTGATTCTCTATTTAAAGGGGTAATTAATTGGGAACTTATCAAAACTCATTGGTCAGATTTATTGCGAGTGGTTCTTTCTATTAAATCAGGCAAAATTTCTTCAGATATGTTGTTACGAAAGTTGGGAAACTATAGTCGAAAAAATAAACTTTATCAAGCGTTTCGTGAGTTAGGGAGAGTTATTAGAACTGTTTTTTTATTACGGTTCATCTCTGACCAAAAGTTACGTCAACAAATTACAGCCATGACTAATAAAGTTGAAGCTTATAATGGCTTTTCTAAATGGTTTTGCTTTGGAGGGGAAGGAGTGATTGCTAGTAATGACCCTGAACAGCAAGAGAAGACGATTAAGTACGGTGATTTAGTAGCTAATGCTGTTATTTTCCATAATGTGGTTGATTTAACTGAGGTTTTGCTTCAGCTAAGAAAAGAAGGTTTTTTCTGGGAGCGAGAAGATTTAGCGGCTTTGAGTCCTTATTTAACCAGTCATATTAAGCGTTTTGGTGATTATCTGATTGATCTTGATGCGATTCCACCAGCACTTGAGGAGACGTTAAATTTAGGCTTTTGA
- a CDS encoding tyrosine-type recombinase/integrase: protein MVSHPPPPVKVASKREREYLRPKEVEAIIKAAHSFGRHGVRDAAIILLMFRHGLRTAELVSLKWSQIDLNDGYIEIRRVKHGHDSTHPLRAPELRSLRQIKRDYPQTQYVFVSERKAPLSTRTIRHIIARAGELAGLEESVHPHQLRHACGYYLASQGHDTRAIQDYLGHKNIHHTVRYTQMSPQRFESFWTD, encoded by the coding sequence ATGGTTTCTCACCCTCCTCCCCCTGTAAAAGTAGCGTCAAAGCGAGAGCGGGAATATTTGCGTCCAAAAGAAGTAGAAGCGATAATCAAAGCAGCGCATTCATTCGGTAGACACGGAGTTCGAGATGCAGCCATTATTTTACTAATGTTTCGGCATGGACTTCGCACCGCAGAGTTAGTTTCTCTAAAATGGTCACAAATTGATTTGAACGACGGCTATATAGAGATAAGAAGAGTAAAACACGGGCATGATAGCACTCATCCCTTACGCGCTCCTGAATTGAGATCATTACGTCAGATTAAACGAGATTATCCCCAAACCCAGTATGTATTCGTCTCCGAGCGCAAAGCTCCCCTTTCCACCCGAACTATCCGTCACATTATAGCCAGAGCCGGAGAATTAGCCGGACTTGAGGAATCTGTTCATCCTCATCAACTACGTCATGCTTGTGGTTATTATCTTGCTTCACAAGGACATGATACCAGAGCGATTCAAGACTACTTAGGACATAAGAACATTCACCATACAGTCCGCTACACACAGATGTCCCCCCAAAGATTTGAATCTTTTTGGACAGATTGA
- a CDS encoding GNAT family N-acetyltransferase, whose product MQLQVQLIRGEDSTLVNAYLVELAQKHVDYYLLLWKSQLNLYTQADKFWDWEFKLRFIASSSNREGYAIECEGETQGLMLMETQMHGSRITEGRRLVYIDGIATAPWNRKDVQRPPRYKGVGSAFLLFARTRSLELGYEGRVGLHSLPGTEKFYDNQRMLDLGQDEDYDNLVYFEYGVWRSYNKSSEDK is encoded by the coding sequence GTGCAACTGCAAGTTCAGCTAATTCGTGGTGAAGATAGCACCCTTGTAAATGCTTATTTGGTGGAACTGGCACAAAAGCACGTTGACTATTATCTATTGCTGTGGAAAAGCCAACTAAATTTATATACACAAGCTGATAAATTTTGGGATTGGGAGTTTAAACTGAGATTTATCGCCAGCAGTTCAAACCGTGAAGGTTATGCCATAGAATGTGAAGGTGAAACCCAAGGATTGATGCTGATGGAAACTCAGATGCACGGCTCACGCATCACAGAGGGTAGACGCTTAGTATATATTGATGGAATTGCTACAGCACCTTGGAATCGCAAGGATGTCCAGCGCCCACCACGATATAAAGGTGTTGGTAGTGCATTTCTGCTATTTGCCCGAACCCGTAGTTTAGAACTAGGTTATGAAGGTAGGGTAGGCTTGCATTCTTTACCAGGGACAGAAAAATTCTACGATAATCAAAGAATGCTAGATTTAGGGCAAGATGAAGATTACGATAATCTGGTTTATTTTGAGTACGGTGTATGGCGTTCTTATAACAAAAGCAGTGAGGATAAGTAA
- a CDS encoding Uma2 family endonuclease, protein MIAVKDKFPKLTPEEYFVWEEKQLLRHEYINGEVYAMSGGTQNHGRIASNIIFIVKGHLRGSGCQVGNSDCRVNILETTDYVYPDVSVTCDERDRTAIQAIQYPCLIVEVLSPSTASYDRGDKFRLYRRNPSLQDYVMVDAEKIAIDLYCKNDLGNWEIFNYQLGDNIELRSIDLSFPIESVYEDIVFEELG, encoded by the coding sequence ATGATTGCTGTAAAAGATAAGTTTCCTAAGTTAACACCCGAAGAATATTTTGTCTGGGAAGAAAAACAACTGCTTCGCCATGAGTATATTAATGGTGAAGTTTACGCTATGAGTGGGGGAACTCAAAATCATGGCCGAATTGCTAGTAATATTATTTTCATTGTTAAGGGTCATTTACGGGGTAGTGGTTGTCAGGTTGGTAATTCCGATTGTCGTGTAAATATTTTGGAAACAACAGATTATGTTTATCCTGATGTGAGCGTTACTTGCGACGAGCGCGACCGGACTGCAATCCAAGCAATTCAATATCCCTGTCTAATTGTTGAGGTTTTATCTCCCAGTACAGCCAGTTATGACCGAGGGGATAAATTTAGATTGTATCGTCGCAATCCTAGTTTGCAAGATTATGTCATGGTTGATGCTGAGAAAATAGCGATTGATTTATACTGCAAAAATGATCTCGGTAATTGGGAAATTTTTAATTATCAGTTGGGGGATAATATCGAGCTACGAAGTATTGATTTAAGTTTTCCCATTGAGTCGGTTTATGAGGATATTGTTTTTGAGGAATTAGGATAA
- a CDS encoding ParM/StbA family protein, producing the protein MPNIHALQKIFPAGFDNGYGSLKLFVDGFEVVRIPSYISTAEMEDVPGRIVLDGAAYTVGESAFRTGYHFDRNTDHNENKIKNALLMLFGGLAHLPHRKAWHLKLVVSLHDIGLAEDLKQELNGEYQPILAGKKSDVTLEIIKVVPEGMGALFGHQLPPKLTVLDFGNGTTLYSRYNQGKREVHTPYPAGVEVLIEDIAEKMKRLNGGKIGNASQIRFCLERGHTRYSRDIDIKDIYTSCLKDWYEKFLKKPVSLTLDAKHQGDEIWAIGGGCLLPGFKKLLEKNGFKILDNPVEANACGLLGIAKAMMNKNP; encoded by the coding sequence ATGCCCAACATTCACGCCTTGCAAAAAATTTTTCCAGCAGGATTCGATAACGGTTACGGCAGTTTGAAACTTTTCGTAGATGGATTTGAAGTAGTTCGTATCCCCAGTTATATTTCTACAGCCGAGATGGAAGATGTACCAGGAAGAATCGTTTTAGATGGTGCAGCTTACACCGTGGGAGAATCTGCCTTTCGTACAGGTTATCATTTTGACCGCAACACAGACCACAACGAAAACAAAATTAAAAATGCACTGTTGATGTTATTTGGTGGATTAGCACATCTGCCGCATCGTAAAGCTTGGCATTTAAAATTAGTCGTCAGCTTACATGACATAGGACTAGCAGAAGATTTAAAACAAGAACTCAACGGAGAATATCAACCAATACTTGCGGGCAAAAAATCAGATGTAACCCTAGAAATAATCAAAGTTGTTCCAGAAGGAATGGGTGCATTGTTTGGGCATCAACTTCCACCCAAGCTCACCGTCCTAGATTTTGGTAATGGAACTACGCTTTATTCTCGTTACAACCAGGGAAAGCGAGAAGTTCACACTCCCTACCCCGCAGGTGTAGAAGTTCTCATCGAAGACATTGCCGAAAAAATGAAACGTCTCAACGGAGGGAAAATCGGCAACGCCTCCCAGATTCGATTTTGTTTGGAAAGGGGACATACCAGATACAGTCGTGACATTGATATTAAAGATATCTACACCAGTTGTTTGAAAGATTGGTATGAAAAATTCCTAAAGAAACCCGTAAGCCTGACACTAGATGCCAAGCACCAGGGGGATGAAATTTGGGCAATTGGTGGAGGTTGCTTGTTACCTGGATTTAAGAAGCTATTGGAGAAGAACGGGTTTAAAATTCTGGATAACCCCGTAGAAGCGAATGCCTGTGGATTGTTAGGGATTGCAAAAGCCATGATGAACAAGAATCCGTAG